ACCAGTACACCagtacaccgtcacgcccccgtcctgttggagagggtgtcgctgtgcaaggaatcagtggagagaaaaaccctaaccctaaccagTTCATCCGTACTCCCGTAACCGTACTCGTCAGGGTGCAGGACGTTGCAGGAGTCTTTCTTTGCCGTAGGAGTGCAATGAGGGAAGGAACAAACGATACGCCGCGGAGGAAAATATAAACGTGGCCATGGTGGTAATGTCACAAGACGTGGCAGTCAGCCGTGTGTAAGTGCAAGCGAGAGGAGAAGTTCTGTCATGCGTGCCGAGGGGCGCAAACGGTGGCGGCTTTCCCTGTGGTTCGCTGTTGCGCATCCCATCATGCCCTCGCAGTCACGGACACAGTACCCACTAAAAGCACagacaacgaaaagaagcgtgcgctgctggatGCAGCAGCCACTTCTTTGCGCCAGTGCAAACAGAAGCGCAAGGCGATGCAACAGCTCCAGATGGAATATCGGTAGCAAAGTTGTCGTCGCAGCAGGAAAAGCAGCCCCACGGCGCGACCAACAGTCACCCCTCGTACACATTACGGCTGCCCATCACGGAAATCCGGAAAGCGCAAACGAGCGCCGTCAACAACACGGAATCAGGCGTATCCATCACGGCAAGGGGAGGCAGAAGCAGGAGTACTCCGCAAGAAGGCTCTGCGCTCAGAGCCTCGCCGGACGAGGGACCGTGGAGGTGCCCCTCTTTCCGCAAACCATGGGTGCGCGACAAAAGAACTAACGAGTAGTGCTACCAGGAACCAAGATCAAAAGTTATACGACGAGGCTGCTCCCGGTACTCCAGCGGGTACCCAGACACAAAACCCAACACCCTGTGCTCTATTACCGTGGAGTCGCCCTGCGGATGTGCCATAGTCATTAGCCAGTTAGCCGCGCCCACAACCGAGGTAGCGAGAGGATACGGGCCCCCCAGACGGAAAGCGCGACCGCTCTTCCATGCAAGCGTCAGACAGATAAGCAAGAGCCTCGCCCCTCGCTCGCGCTAATCGCGAGGACAGTCCAtcgtgcggcggcaccggcacctcGAGGGGGATGCGGCTCTAGACTCCTCACAGTGTTGCCCGGGGAGGCAtccctcacgcacgcactaACGCGGACGCTAAACTTGCGGCACGTTTGCCGCCTCTTGCATGGTCGCTCGTCCCGAAAggcacagaaagagagagcgagagcggccTTGAACGAGAGGCGTGTTGAGTGGATGCACAGTGGAGCACACAAGCGGTGAATGACGCCACGGATGGGAGTGCGGACAAAGCAAataaaggagagagaaacgcTGAGAAGAGTAGCACACGCAGCACAAGGCAGGCTGCACATACTCGCAGGCAGTTCAGCGCCCAGGAACGGTTGAAGGTGCGTCGAGATTGAAAAAGAGAGTGGCGCTGTGGCCCTGCCACACGTAGGAGAGAGTCCACAACGCGTGCAAGATTTCTTTTTGAGGATTTCAGCACTCATGCTGCTCCCCTGGTGGCAGCGCACACCTCAGCGCGTGTGAAATCGCAGGGCCTCGTTCCTGAAATGTGGGGAGGAGTCAGAGCTATCGGCCGCAGTCAGGGCCTGGATGGCATTGCATCCAAGCGGCCCGCGACAGCGAacacgcgtgcgccatcCATAGGATTAGGCAGAGTGTGCCCGCGCAACTCGAACGTACCTGTtacccccgcccccgcgcTCACACTGCCAACTGGTGTGGGAGGCCTCAGCCGCCCCAGAGAGAGATACACCATCGGTATCGGCCAGCATGCTGGGAGGAGCGGCTCTGGGGCaacctgcgaggcggccgcagtAGGTAGAGTTCGAGGCCGAGTCGGTGCATTACTGTCGCGCGCGCCTACCGCTGCTCCGCTGGCACGAGATGGGCCGGGGGTAGGGTGGGCTTTCATTCATGTTGTGTGGCAGAGAGTGGATGCGTTGAAtaaaacaaaaagaagacatGTGCCACTCGTATGTGTGTGGCAGACGCAGTtgagcaacaacaaagacGGAAGCATATTGCTTTTGAATGGAGTGAGGGTGGtccagaaaaaaaaaaagactgGGAAGAGACATACGAGTGACGAAGAAAGTGTGTTGGCGTAGACGATTACTTGTCTGTGCAACGCAATCAAATAGCCTTGCATCGCCTCCGCTCGCACCAAGGCTTTGACGCGAGTCTGGCACACCCGTCGGCGGTTGGAAGAGGAAAGCTGCAAACTGGCCTGTGCAGAGGTCGCTATCGCAACTCCGCGggcaagcaaacaaaaagaaagaagtgCTCGTATGCTTAGAGTACGTATCTTGGGAGAACAAAGGTTCGCTATGGTACTCGGCTGTGCGGTACATCTCGCCGAGGGTGCAAGATCGATTATTGAAGAGATGGAAAAAACAATGTGAGGGATGAGAGGGAAGGCAAGGCAGAGTACTCCAGTTGGCAggtgaggggggaagggagaggtgaAAAGACAGGAGCACGGCCCGACGCAGGCGCACGAGATTCCATCGATGTGGAGGCGCCTTTCCCCGCTACCCACAAGTCTGCTCCAacgcgaaaaggaaagaacGATGGTCACTCTACGCGCACACCTTGCCATTCTCGTCATCGACCACGAAAGATGAAACAGTAAAAAACAACACGGGCGGCAGATGTATCCACGGCACCGGCTCGCAGTGACGCAACGCGGAGCATATCGAGAGAGCGGCTCGCACGAGATTACCTCGACGCGGCCAGCATTCGCTCCGggcgcagacacagacacacacggcTTTGTCGTCACTGCGGCTTTGTGCGCCGTAACTCtgttgcggcggcgaccatattctgcagcgccgcgcgacACTCGTCCCAGGTCCGCGTCTTGAGGCCGCAGTCGGGGTTCACCCATAGCTGTCGGACAgggaggtgctgcgtcgccttGAGCAGCAAGTCGACAATCGACTGGGTGGTGGGGATGTTGGGGCTGTGGATGTCGTACACACCCGGGCCGACGGCGTTGGGGTAGGTGAAGTCTGCAAACGACGTGAGCGGCTCCATGTCCGAGCGAGACGCCTCAATCGAGATCACGTCGGCATCCATGGACGCGATAGTCTTGATGACGTCGTTCACCTCCGCGTAgcacatgtgcgtgtggatCTGTGTTTGCGGAGCGACACCCGACGTGCTCACGCGAAAGGAGCGCGACGCCCAGTCCAGGTACGCCTCCCACTTGcttcgctgcagcggcagcccctCGCGCAGCCCCGGCTCGTCCACCTGGATCACCTTGATGCCGGCGCGCTCGAGGTCGCACACCTCGTCGCGGATGGCgagcgccagctgctccgtCACGCTCTGTCGCGACAAGTCCTCGCGGACGAACGACCAGCAGAGAATCGTGACTGGGCCAGTGAGCATACCCTTCACGGGCCGCTGCGTCAGGGATTGCGCGTAGGCAGCCCACGAGACCGTCATCGGATGCGGGCGCGAGATATCGCCGACGATGATCGGCGGCTTCACGCAGCGCGAGCCGTAGCTTTGCACCCAGCCATTCTGCGTGAAGGCAAAGCCCTCGAGCTGTTCGCCAAAGTATTCCACCATGTCGttgcgctccgcctcgccatGGACGAGGACGTCGAGGCCGAtgtcctcctgctgctggagggcgTACGCGATGTGCACCTTCAGCTGCGACTCGTACGTTTCCTTGTTGACGCGGCCCTTCTTGTACgccaggcgctgcgcgcgcacctcgCTGGTCTGCGGAAAGGAGCCGATCGTTGTGGTCGGCCACAGGGGTAGCTTCAGCTTCTCCTGCTGTACGACCCAGCGCTGCGGGAAGGGGTCGAGGCGAcaggcgtcggcggcggtcaGGCCCGCCACGCGCTCACGCACCTCCTTGCGCACCACGCCCTCCGTCTGCTGACGAGCCCGGAGAGGTGCGGTGTACGCGGCCACGGCAGCCTCACTCTCGGTGATGACGGCGTCCGCCAGCAGCCTCAACTCACCGCACTTCTGCACCGCAAACGCAAGCCACTCCTTCACCACCGGTTCGAGTCCCGTCTCGCATTCCAGGTTGATGGGGGAGTGCAGAAGCGAGCATGACGTGCCAATCCACAAGGCACGCCGCGGGGACTGCTTCCGCAGAGAAGCAAGGAGGTGGTAGGCGTCCAGCAGGTCCGAGCGCCATACATTTCGCCCGTTCACCACGCCGGCAGAGAGGACCCAGTcctccggcagcgcacgctccACGTCGAGGGCCGACTGCGTCTGCAAGCTTAGGTCAACGTGGAGCCCATTCACTGGCAAGGAAGCGATGAGCGGGAGATGATGCGACACGCTCTCGAAGTAGgtcgtcagcagcagcttcacaTCGGTGCCGATCGCCGCGCGCAGGCCTCGATACGTCTCCTGGTAAGCACTCCTCCAGCTGGAGTCGAGCTCAAGCACAAGCGCCGGCTCGTCGATCTGCACCCACGTCACGCCCAACGCCGCCACACGCTTGAGAATCTCCGCGTACACCGGCACCAGCTTGGGAAGTAGGGATGCGCGATCGAAGGGCTCCTCGCCCTTCACCTTGCCCAGGTACACGTACGTCACGGGGCCCAACACCACCGCCTTCAGACGTTCAGCGTTGAAGAGCTCCTTTGCCTCCTCAAGCTCCTCGAAGAGCTGCGGCCAAGAGACGCTgaacgccgccgacgcgctgGTGAACTCTGGCACAATGTAGTGGTAGTTGGTGTTGAACCACTTCGTCAtctcagccgccgccgcgggcgcACCGGTCGGCGCGCGGCCCCGCGCGACGCGGAAGAGCGTGTCGAggtcgacagcggcgtctgcACCAGCGCGGTGACGCGGAGGCACATTGCCGAGCATCAGGCTGGTTGTCAGCACATGGTCGTACCACGCAAAGTCACCGACGGGGAGAAGGGTCACGCCTCTCTCGTTCTGCTCCTGCAGGTGCCGCTTGCGCAGATCGCTGCCGacctgccgcagcgcagcctccGTCAAGTCTCCTCGCCAGTAGGACTCGAGCGCCTTCTTCAGCTCCCGCTGCCCTCCCACGCGCGGAAATCCGAGCGTATGCGTCGTTACGAGAGAATGCATTTCGCTAAATGATTGAAAGGAGTGTGGACTGAGGAGATGGTTGATGGCAGTCTGTAGATAGTGCcagagagaagcgagagaggagaacgTAGAGTAGAAGGGAGGAAAAAATGCTTTGTAGGGCACGTCACTCAGAGCGGCCATTTTTTATACCGTGGACCCGATGAGGCCAGTGGATCTCTGGTAAGAGTTGCGTCAAGTTTTGAGGCCCTCTCCCCAGAACACAAGCAACGGTCAGCGAAGCTTCTAGCGGCACAAAGTTGACCCTCTGGTCGTGATAACGAGCCGAAAGCGCTGCGTTCCCTACTTAGGCAGcattctctctttttttttgcggttTGTTTGCCACCGGAAGGCTTTTAGCGACGAAACCCTATAGCACTTcgcctgcttctctttcAGACGACATCAGCATCCATTTCCTACCGCGACGCTGGGTCACCTTGCGCGTGCAAGGCAAGCCAAGCCTCACGCAGGAAGCACGCCATGTGCACTCATCTTTTCGCACGACATGCCGCAGAGTtaaaaaaaggaaaagcaaaCAATAAAATGTAAATGCGCAGTGACGCTCATAGTTATGGGAATCACGCTTTGCACTCGCTCAGGTTTGCATTCGCACACCGAAATtgtgtgtttatgtgtgtgtgtgtgtctgtgcggaAGTGTTAGAAGAAAGTGATAGAGGTAGTGGGAAGAATACGCTGCTGATAACACGGTTCACCTTCACAGCTTTTCGTGAACTCGGGCATTCAACCGAAGAAATGCTAAGAGGTAGAAAAAAAGGTTCGCTTTCAGtaaagagaaagaaagggtAGCAAGGAGAAAAGGTGGAAAGAAGAGATGTGAAACAAAAATGAGTCATATATGTGATCATCTTGAAGCAACGCAGAAAGGAAAGATTTTGCAGCAACAACTTTTCGTCCATCGCTATCAGCAGCAAGAGCAAAAAGAGAGCTGAAGAGAGAAAATTCAAAAGATAAGCACGGAGGAAAATCATACAGGTGagcatgaaaaaaaaaggaaagcccATTTGCCAGACTCGTCGTTTTCACTGCCCAGTCTGCTCAAACGGTCACGGGAGTTCTTAACggcgttttgtttttcgcttctttttcctcgAGAGAGCTCCTCAAAATGTCAAAGCATAGCAGTATACGGCGGTAGTCGCACCAAAGACATGCACTACAGCCAATATATACTTTCGCGGACACAGGCAAAAGCCAACGCATTGAATCCTCGGAGAATACGCCACGTAGGAGGAAAACGGTGCTGTGGACGAGGCCAGCACACCTTTTTTGAAAGGTATGCGTATTGATTGCtgacagcacacacacacacacaaacttCACTGTGCACCCGACGCCAAAGCAAATGTGTAGATAGGCCGAATAGCCTCCGTATCCTTGagagtgcagcagcacgaagCAGAGCAGACATCACACAGGCTGTAGAAAGTTGTCGTTGGCTACCATGTCGCTCCCTTACGGGCGAAAAGTTCACCCTTCTGCACAAAAATAGAGCACCAGCAGGCTGAGAAGAAAATGGTAAAGAAAGCAGCATAAACGCAAATGGACCAcagcagagagacagagagagcatGCTCTTTTTTTATTTGGCAACGCGTGTTCATCTCTCGCAAGAAAGTCAACAAACTGACCCTTAAAATAGCAGGTCACCtacggctgctgcacgacggcAGTATCGAGACGGGATGACTAGCACCCTTTCGTGTGGTGCAGCAAACCGTGATTCCGCTGCATACAGCGCAGGCCAGGTCCAGAATCACGCTCGGTATTACCGAAGCGCCGCAAAAGCAGAAGGGCAATGATTGGAAGCGCATGCTTGCTGAGTCGTCGAAACGACTGGCAGCGAGATGATAGAAACAGCATCGTAGCCGCGAGTGTCTCCGGTACAGTGTCAGCCCAAGCCTGTCCGCCGAGGCGATGGCAGGGTGCAGGCTTTCGACGTTCCCGCAGAGTGGGCACGGAACCCTGATACAACGGTGAGGTGGCTCGCGTCATAAAGGCAGAGGGAAAGCAGAgaaaaataataataataataaatCGGAAAGAGTAAATGGTCAGTCAGCACGAGCTGTGGTGTTTGTACACCCAGCATAGAGAGCAGGGGTAGCGAAGCACGTCTAGAAGTTGGGTGGAATGATGAAAAAGACATACAAGAACATGCCGAGAAGGGCGCCAACAAACGGCGCGACTAGAGGTATCCAAAAGTAGTAGCTGTACAACGTGAAAGGCTCTGAGCCCCAGAGCATGGCCGAGAGTATGCGAGGTGACAAGTCGCGTGCGGGGTTGAGGCCATAGGAAGAGTTGATGCCTGACGTGATGCCAATGACAAACAACAGTAGTCCAATAGCCACCGGCTTGTAGTTGACGGCGGGAGTCATGCGAGGATCCGTGATGGCGAGAATGCCCATCATGAGCGCCATGGTATTGAACACCTCACTCCACACTGCGTAGGTGTTTGCAACATTAGGGTATGTGGCGAAGATTCCGCTGTACTTGGACGCCATCGTCTCGTTCGGAAGCAAGGCCTTTTGGGCGTCGTCAAAGTGCGATTTGAAGAGCCCGTAGGTGTTGGCGGCACCAACCAAGCCTCCGAGAAATTGGGCGAGAAAATAGCCGGGTAGCTTAATCCAGGGAAAGGCACCAAAGACACAGTTCGCCAGCGTCACAGCTGGGTTCAGGTGACCACCCGACACGGCCATGCTCAGGAAAAGGCCGATAGTGAGCCCAAACCCCCAGCCAAAGGTGATGGCCATGTAGCTGGAGTTGGACTGGTAGCTTGCAGCGTTACCGGCGTGAAAGACAGTGGTAGCAATGACGCCGGTTCCAAAGGTGACGAGGAAAAACGTGCCGAAGAACTCGGCAACATACTCGCGTAGCCACCATCGGTATTTGTACAGGGGCCACCTGTTCTGCGACGTGAAGTTCCTTTTACCCTCGAGCTGTCCCTGCTCTTCCTCGTGCATTTGGTTTTGAATGGGGACCCCTTCCGGGTCCTCCTTGTCCATGTACAGCTGAACCTCGGCATCGTAGCACGCGGGAGGTGTGCTTGTAGGAGAGTTCATCGGGATGTACTGAAAAAGGGGTGTGTGTCGCGAATTTAGTGTTAAGTGGGGAAGTGCGCGTGCTGTTGATGAAGTCCGCGAAGAAGAGTAGAAAGAGGCCTGTTTCGGGGCAAGAAAGAGAGAATAATCAAGGGAAGAGTTTCGGTCAAGGAGAGGCATCCGTGGGCACAGGCTAGCGGCAGGAGGTTGCCGCGGTGGTGAAGAATATCGAGATGATGAAGTGGGAAGGGCAACGAGCGCTTTATGCGTTCGGCCCGCTGGATGGGGAAGTGTATTCTCAGATGACCTCGCAGAAGTGGTGGGCAGGGAGGCGTTGCACCGGTTGTCTCGACGCTGGCGTTTGTTGCGAGCGCGACCGCGGTGGCCAAAGGCGTTCCTTGGGGGTTATGAGCGTGCGGGCTATCCTGCTTGTTGCGATGGCGCGTGCTCGCCGGTGGGGGTGTCGGGCTTGGGTGTTGCGTGCCGGCCCGTGGCgaagccgccggcgccatgCAGCGGAAGCCCATGCCCCACCCCCGGGCCGCCGCGAGGAAGGGGAGCCCCAgcacggcagacgcgccccctcctcctcccttggcagcagggggaggggggtgtcTCGGTGGGCGCTTTGGCGTGAGtggaagggggtgggggtgggatGGGTGCGTGGGCGATTGTTTGGGGTCGCCGTGGGGACGGCGGTGGGCGGCAGTTGCTGCGCATGCAGCCGGGGCACGTTTCGTCCGTTTCAAGGCGGACGGAGTGGGGGGTATGCTTCTCTGACGTGCTGATGGCAGTGGTGGGTCtacagtttttttttttttggatgCCAGCACCACGGCGAAGTGGTACGGCGAGCTTGCCAAatgagcgcgcgcagcatgCGAGGGGGAAAAAAAGACGATAGCACTGAACCGAGGGATCGTGTAGGACAAACTCTTTTTGGAACCACCTTCGACACACTTGAGGCGTGAGAATTCGCATCACGATCCGGTAAGCGCGCTCTGTGGGGCTGGCGATCGCGGGTAGGCAACAAGTACGACATCGCTGGCAGTCTGCGACGCCATCCAGCGAGcaaagcgcgcgcgcaggcgagcagcccgctgcggcttcggtgcggcgacgtcgtgcGCAGGCGGTGGCTGTGGCGCTTGTTGCATCTGTGGCtcctgcggcggcagtgctgcgccgtcgtcttcaTTGCGAGCGACTGGCTGGGCAGCGTCGCCTGTAGGAtctggaggcgcaggcggggCCACGTGCcctggcagcagcggaatgATAATGTGGTGTATCTGAAAGCGAGCAAGCCTGCCCCAGTCGGCGTTCGTCAGCTGCATCGTGCGATGTGAGAGGCCGAGAAGCAGTAGTGCTGCAAGAAGCGACATCTGCCCGAACGTAGGAAGCAGATTCCCGTCGGAGAGACAGGTGAGCGCCCCGATAACGAATCGCACGAGCCCGCCGTGAAGGACAGAAGGCAGCAAAACCGCGTGAACCGCTTCCAGAGACGGGGGCCCTTGAatcagctgcggcgcgtACTCGAGGTAGCGATGAAAGAGGGAGGTGCGCAGGAGTGCACCCTCAGCAAGCACCCACACCGTTACGGCGAGCGCACCCGTTGCCCAGCGGAGCAGCAAGCAGAACCAGAACGGCAAAGCAACGTAGTCTGCGGCAAGACGATCCACGTAGTTCAGGTGCCACTGCGAGCACACCACCAGCGGTGCAGCCACAGCAAGgatggcggcagcactcAAGCGGGGGAGTGTGGCCAGGTACTGCGCGGTTTCCGTGGTAAGGCGTCGCAGCGTGTCGCGCGAGCACACGACCACACCGTCACCGGGGAAATCGGCGAGTGACgacaaaaacaacaacagcgacGTGTCGTTCTTCTCGCCAGCtctctgccgcagctcggGCACCATTCGACTCGATTTGACGTGCACGAGCCGCCGGCACATGCAGGTATCGACTCTGGTGAAGTCTACCGAGACCCCGTAGAAACACAGCATGACCGCCTGCATCTTCAAGTTCTGcgcgccgcgacgcagctgcggaaACGCGGCGTTTAAGTTTCCACCATGTTGAAGGACACGCACGATGCTGAAGGCGAAGCCGAAAAAGGGAAACCACACATTCCACGAGGCCCactccaccgctgcccctATGAGCATGTTGGCGCCCACCAAACAGACGGCGTAGGCGGCGCGCTCCACCACCTGGCTACCTCGCTGCCGCATCTCGGGAGTGTTGTCGTTGGAGTAGAGGAAACAGTTCGagagccaccgccgcactAGCGTGTGCAGCCGCTTCAGAATGCTCAACCAGCAGTACAGGAAGTGGAAGTGCATGTCCTGCTTCTCGGGAGAGTAGAGGGGCAGGTACGTCAGGGACTTGGGCAGCGTCTCTGGGAATAGGTGATGGAGACCGGCAAACGCGCCAAAGCCAACGGTGACCGTGTACACCGCGACAAGCAGAGGCACTTCAAGCAGCGTCCGCCAGAAGCCACCTCCGTGCAAGCGGAGAAAGGCAAAGAAGAACTCATTCTCTGCAAAGTCCTGGGCAACCAGCGTGTACGGCGAAAGCACCGCAAAGGTGCCCgtcagcagccacagcagcgtggTTTGCATCGACCCAATGAGCGTCAGCCACGTGGAGAAGGTTGAGATTCGTATAAGCACCCCAGCGCTGTACCACATGAACTCAGCCAGAGACGCCGGCGACGGATGGGCAGACGGGCaagacaccgccgccccacACGTCGCGGCATCGAACAACGGCGGGGACACTCCCCGCCAAACATCAGGGAGGACAGTGAAAAGTGCGCGTGCCACGTTGATCGGCTGCACGAGTGGCTTCACAGCAAATGCGGAGGCGCGTGTCGCGCTATCGCAGCGGAGCGGAAGGAGGTGCTCGGTACGAAGGACCTGCCACGCGTCGCGGCGTTCCATCAGCACGGCGAGGTCGCCCTccacaaaaaaagggaaaagacaCGCATACACGATGACAGGAATGATGATGGCCCACGCCAGGAAAAGCGCAAgaagcgaggcggcgctACGGGTGAAGAGGCTGCTCAGGAAGAGGGAGCGGGACAGCCGTCCATCAGCGACCCttcggcagcgcgccgcagcgcgcaagATAAGCGGCCACTCCATCAGCCCCAccacggaggcggcgaccCAGTACACGTACGGCGGCACTACGGCGGACGTTACGGCTGTGGCCGCGTGAAGGTGCAGCGAGGGGTACGCGGGCGGAAGCAGGCGGCGACACAAtacagcggcgccgtggcaAAGCGACTCGAGGGTGCTCAGGGTGACGTGGCCAAGGACAACGGCACTGACGCCCATCATGTGCACGAACAGCACCTTCGCAGCGTACCGAGCAGGGCCGAAGTTCCACGAGCTGAGCCGCTGAGCGGGACCTCGGCTGGCGCGCACTTTTGCCTTCAGAagctgcagcgtggcgtCTTTGCTGATctgcgcctccgtcgcggAGAGGTagcggctgcgcgatgcGCTCTGCGACTCTGCATTGCAGCGCGTGAATGCCTCGTTCAGAGCGGATGTGGCCGCGTCGTCTTGGACGGCGTTCGCCGGTGGCTGCATCGGCGTCTCCGGTGGGAGGCCGACGACGTAGTCCTCGTGCAGAAACACCCAAACTCGAAACTGCTCAAAGACCCAGAGCAGCGCGACGGGTACCGCGGTGATTAAGGCACCAAGCACGTAGAAGAGCCCCCCAAGTACCGGCAACCCCGCGGGGGCCCTGTGGCGGAGCATCACGTGAGTCAAGCAACTGTGCCACATCATCGTGCTGGCAAATAGCACAACAAGacagcacacaagcaccTGGAGCGGTGTGGACAGCGACCCGCACAGACGACGCAACGGCCGTGCCACAAGGAGGTTTGCGGCCAGCTGCAAGCCTCTCAGAGATGTGAGGGGTGGCACGTCCTCTATAGCCACCTGAAGCGTGTAGGCTGTGCCACACACCTCACACGACAGCTCCCCACGCGACGCGATCCATTCTGCGAGGCAATATGGGTGCGCATACGCCATGGTGCCCTCGCACTGGCACGGGCGAATGATCGGCGCATCGTCTGCCTGGCATATGCGGCACACAGAGGTAGGGTCCTGCTCCATCGCCGGACCGCCAACTGAGCCTGTGAGCTCAAAGGCGATCTCTggttgtgtgtatgtgtttcTCGTTTTCGGTCAAGAAACTCAACACCATGCGGCTGCGCAGGGTGCAGGaagtggagaggagggcagagagaaaaagacgTATACGTGCTGCGTTGGGAGAAGAAGGCACTGCCGTTGGATGTGAGGAGAGGCTACCCTCAACCAGGGCCACAAATAGTACGCCGGTCCTTAGGCCCGCGCGGCACACCACAGACGAGCGCACACGTTTCTGGCACTGCCGCAGAGCAGCGAGAGGCGCACGGGAAGAGCGGCGACGGTCCACCCCCCGCGTATTCTTCGATGGAGCCGTAAAGGCTGCTTGCTCGCTTGGGCGTTTCTTGTGAGTTTTTGCACGTACCGTCACACGCTGGCGAGACACACCGAATACCCCgtcgagggggggggagggacgaAAAGAAACGAGGGTTAGGAGGCTAGAAAGAGGTGTGCGGCTGAAGCGTTGGGGGCGCGCGCGAGGGAGGTTATCAgagcaggcagcggcgatggcctTCCATATGCACACGGAAGCAGTCCCTTGAACGACATTGCTCATCCGCCACCAACGCGGAGACGTGACACAAAAAGGGCAAAACACCCTACTCAACAAAAGTTCTTCTGGCTTACATATGTTTTCTATTTGGGGGCACATGCACAGTTGCACAGGGAAGAAGCGGTACGAAAGAGGCCCCTCCTcacgcgctgcgcttctccggcgctgctggaagTGTTGTTCGTGATCGCTCCTTCATGGAACACGCGCGCAGGGAGGCACAGGTATGAGACTTTATACACGGCGCTAGACTCAAAGGAGGTGCAGGAAAGTGAAGAAACATACCATAACGGAGAAGACTGCCAAGGGGAAAAGCGATAGCTTGCCATCTTCAACGCA
This window of the Leishmania donovani BPK282A1 complete genome, chromosome 31 genome carries:
- a CDS encoding 5-methyltetrahydropteroyltriglutamate-homocysteine S-methyltransferase, putative, coding for MHSLVTTHTLGFPRVGGQRELKKALESYWRGDLTEAALRQVGSDLRKRHLQEQNERGVTLLPVGDFAWYDHVLTTSLMLGNVPPRHRAGADAAVDLDTLFRVARGRAPTGAPAAAAEMTKWFNTNYHYIVPEFTSASAAFSVSWPQLFEELEEAKELFNAERLKAVVLGPVTYVYLGKVKGEEPFDRASLLPKLVPVYAEILKRVAALGVTWVQIDEPALVLELDSSWRSAYQETYRGLRAAIGTDVKLLLTTYFESVSHHLPLIASLPVNGLHVDLSLQTQSALDVERALPEDWVLSAGVVNGRNVWRSDLLDAYHLLASLRKQSPRRALWIGTSCSLLHSPINLECETGLEPVVKEWLAFAVQKCGELRLLADAVITESEAAVAAYTAPLRARQQTEGVVRKEVRERVAGLTAADACRLDPFPQRWVVQQEKLKLPLWPTTTIGSFPQTSEVRAQRLAYKKGRVNKETYESQLKVHIAYALQQQEDIGLDVLVHGEAERNDMVEYFGEQLEGFAFTQNGWVQSYGSRCVKPPIIVGDISRPHPMTVSWAAYAQSLTQRPVKGMLTGPVTILCWSFVREDLSRQSVTEQLALAIRDEVCDLERAGIKVIQVDEPGLREGLPLQRSKWEAYLDWASRSFRVSTSGVAPQTQIHTHMCYAEVNDVIKTIASMDADVISIEASRSDMEPLTSFADFTYPNAVGPGVYDIHSPNIPTTQSIVDLLLKATQHLPVRQLWVNPDCGLKTRTWDECRAALQNMVAAATELRRTKPQ
- a CDS encoding aquaglyceroporin, whose product is MNSPTSTPPACYDAEVQLYMDKEDPEGVPIQNQMHEEEQGQLEGKRNFTSQNRWPLYKYRWWLREYVAEFFGTFFLVTFGTGVIATTVFHAGNAASYQSNSSYMAITFGWGFGLTIGLFLSMAVSGGHLNPAVTLANCVFGAFPWIKLPGYFLAQFLGGLVGAANTYGLFKSHFDDAQKALLPNETMASKYSGIFATYPNVANTYAVWSEVFNTMALMMGILAITDPRMTPAVNYKPVAIGLLLFVIGITSGINSSYGLNPARDLSPRILSAMLWGSEPFTLYSYYFWIPLVAPFVGALLGMFLYVFFIIPPNF